The DNA sequence CAGGCCCAGGGCATGCATCAGCTCATGACACAGGTTCCCCACGTTACAGGCTCTACCGAAGTACAGAGGCTGGGCCCCGCCCTGAAAACCTACATACGACGCACAGCTAGAGTTAAGGGAAGAAAGAAAGGTGAGAGGGGATAtgacaggaagagagaaaaataaaggaaaatgaAGGAGAGGTTGTGAGTTAACTAAACTGCTGGGAAGGAGAGAGTGTGTTAATGTGACCATTTTGGACTCACCCTGTCCCAGAGATGAACTCTATGTAGTTCATCTCATTGGTGTATTCGTGGAAGAGGATACACGTCTGGTCTGAAATCATCTTGAACGCTGCTAGCATAGTTTCCTTTCTGTCCACTGTGGGGATCAGAGACAATTTACCATTAGACGGTGCATATCATTCTCACTGTATTAGAAAACATCTAGTGTTACAGTGTTCATCTCTCCTACTGTATTCGACACTCACTCAGATCATCATTGATCTTGTAGGGGATAGAAGTGACGCCTTCATTCTCAGGCCAAAGTGACTTCACAGCTAATCGGTCTTcctgtaggacaaaacacatagtCTTAAATCCAGCTGTCGCTACAGAGTATAGGCCTCAGATTAAAATGGTTatttcagtgtttcccctaggaatTCTTTACAATTCTAAAATGGTAAAACTATTTCAAagtaaacttaaatgactaaaaccagactaagtatgtagaaaagataatggagcaATATACACAGTgtactttccatgacagactgaccaggtgaatgctatgatccttattgaggtcacctgttcaatcagtgtatatgaaggggaggaggccgGTTAAAGGAGGATTGTTAAGcccagagggtgaatgggcaggacaaaatattgaagtacctttgaacagggtatggtagtaggtgccaggctcaccagtttgagtgtgtcaagaactgcaacgttgctgggtatTTCACAcacagttccccccccccccccccatgtccatgtgtgtgtgaagaatggtccaccacccaaaggacatccagccaatggcAGGCCAGTGGTCGAAAATTGGTGGCACgaattgtgcagagcaacagacgggctacagttagtcaattgacagtccagtacaacattTGTGCCCTAAGACAATAAAAATGCACAACTCCTAGTACCTTGACACAAATGGGGTATGGCAGCCGACAACCTTAGAGTTCCACTTCTTTCAGCAAATAACTTGATGCAGTGGACACAGGAGAACTGGAAAGACATCTGCTCTAATGAATCCCGTTTTCTGCAATTTCACGCTGATTGGAAGACTAGGGTATGGAGTAAACCACATGCATCCATCATGCCGTGAGtcaacattgcaggctggtgAGAGGCAGTGTGACGCGTTTTCACGGCACACATTGGGCCCCATGATAAAAGTGGAGcaacgtttgaatgccacaggatatctgaacatAATTGAAAAccaggtgcatcccttcatggcagcagtgtatccatctgTGAATGGattttttcagcaggataatgccccatgccacaaggccaggattgtccaggaatggtcCCACAAACAcgacagtgaattcagcttagtgcagtggcctgcccagtcaccagatctcaatccaattaagcatctgtgggatgagatgAAACGAGCCATTTCAGATGGGCACAACGGTGGGAAGCATTGGGGAAATCATGGGGCCAgaattcctgtggaacgcttgacatcttgtagagtccatgccctgacgaattgaggcttttctgagggcaaaggagggtgcaactcaatattaggtgttcctaatgttttgtaaactatATTTTAAGATCGTcaccaaaaaaaataaaaccGTGCCATTGGCAACGCCCACTacgattaaattgagattgtcgTCACTGGCTGACACACAAATCTATTATTTTCATGACTCactgtgcaatagtgtttaacattcattttgaatgactacgtcatctctgtaccccacacatacaattatctgtctcagacaagcagtgaatttcaaacagattcaactgcaacgaccagggaggttttcaaataACTCGcaaaaggcacctattggtagatgagtaaaaaaaaaaaaaaaaaaaaatgtataaagcagacattgaatttcccttggagcatggtgaagttaataattacactttggatggtgtatcaatacacccagtccctacaaagatacaggtgtccttcctgaATCAGTTGCCGGAgaaaaaggaaaccgctcagggatttcaccatgagcccaatggtgactttagtggctgtgataggacaaaactgagaatggaacaacattgtagttactctactaACCTGATTgacagtgaaaaggaagcctgtatagaatacaattccaaaacatgcatcctgtttgcaacaaggcactaaagtaatactgcaaaaaacatCAAAGCAATTCtctttttgtcttgaatacaaagtgtattcaaatacaggcaaatccaaTAGATTATTGAATACCACTTCAAATTTTCAAGCAGTGGTGgaggcatcatgttatgggtatgcttgtaatcattgcGGACTGGGGAAGTttcaggattaaaaaaaaaaaaaaaaatggaatgagCTAAGCAAGGCCCTAGAGGAAatcctggtttagtctgctttccaccagacactgggaaaagaattcacctttcagcaggataataacctaaaacacaagggcaaatctgcactggagttgcttaccaagacaataaTCAaaagtggccgagttacagttttgataaATCTacagcaagacctgaaaatggttgtttaggaatgatcaacaaccaatgacagcttgaataattttgagGAGAATTAAGTGGGCaagtgttgcacaatccaggtgtgggaagctcttagacttacccagagagactcacagctgtaatcactgcctaaggtgcttctacaaagtattgactctgggATGCGAATAGTTGAGATATttttgcatttcattttcaataatcaCGCAAAAATTtccaaaaacatattttcactgtcattatggagtattttgtgtagatgggttagaatttttatttcatccatttttaaTTTAGGCTGTcacaaaaaaaaattgaaataggtcaaggggtatgaatgctttcagaaggcactgtaccaGCTTCTGGTATACACAGACTGAAACTAAAGACCGCAAAATCATTTAAGTTCTctttacaagccagaatgttgaataaaatgacATTGAAACTTACTCTACTGGTGGTCCGTGGTGTTGGTCCTTCAGATGGTagaaatatccacaggaaagtactGTTAACACAACTCTTTAGAGTGGCGGTACTGAAGTTGACATTTCTATCACTTCAGTTAGTATGCAGGCATTGTGtattttcctgtggatattttgggTCTCAAATTTTGACCATCTGAAGGACCAACACCATGGACAACCAGTAGAGCAAGTTCAAATGTACTTCTAGTCAACAATCTGGATTGAATGATTTTGCAGTCATTAGCTTCAGGCTGTGTATACCAGAAGGTGGTATCAATCGGATTCATCAGCCTAAAAGACGCAAGTACCAGGACAGAAAGCAGGGATCATTGACTCACCGAAACCAGAATGTCTCCCTCCATGATAGCAAGGTCAAACTGTAAGTCCtctgtaacagagagagagggggtctgaAACAACATTTACTGGTTACAAGTCACTACCTCCAGTGCCATTAAAGTCCAGACCTCATGATAGAGGTCCAGGATTGCGCGCTTCATCTAATGAATGAGTTACCTTCTCTGGTTTCAGGTGTTTTAAACCAATCATTTTGTCTGTGACGTGGCCCCATCGAGGCAGTAGAACCTGAAGGGAATTGTGAACAAACTACATTTGTAATATCATTGTTTATTGATAGATAAGCCATAAACTTGAAGACAACAGATTGAGTTGTTTCTTTGGGCCCCCATCCCCCCAAGAGACTGACTTGAGAATCACAGTATAGGCCTACCTGTGGCAGAGAAAGTCACATTTGTAGAATTGTTGATGGGGTTTGTAGAGTTGTCCACTGAAacacagaagaagaaaaatattACTAAGCGGAACAGTCCAATAACATAGTTTTGCAGTACGTCTGGCctacattaaataaaaaaaaacaggacAGAGCCCTAGCTTTCAGCCTATCACCTAACGAAATGACTGGTCCCCAATGCAGGCCTGCCTACCTGTGGCAGGGAAAGTAGAATTTGAAGTAGTAGAATTTGGGAAATTGGCGATGGGAACACTGCCCACTGAAATACACAAGGGAAACATAATAACATGGTCAACCAATTGGCATCTGCAGTGAGATTGGCCTGGCCTACAGGAGCTCAAatggaaaacactcaaaagtagGACGTCACAACAACAAAATTACTGGTCCTACCTTGGACAAACCAGATGAAAATCAGAAACCAAACCATGTTGCAACGATGATTGTCCCCCAGGATTTGGGAGAAAAGAACCAAAGAAATGGCACAAACAAATTCACGCACTCGCTCTCCTTCCAGTCAAAGAGTGGGCGGGGCAGCAATCACAAAGTAACAGGTGCTGGTGTGGTCACTTGCTTTTAAGTTCTCAAACTCAACAATATATGGCGCTAAGCGTCTCTCGACTCATTTTCCTGCCATTTCGACctaagaaagaagaagaagaatgtgCCTTGCTGTTAAACAGTAAACACGTGGCAGTGATATGCCGTGTTCAAGTGCTAGTCGgactaggaaactctgaaatgtcAGACATGCGAACTGGTTATAGTTATTTATACACGCAGtgctggaaaaagtactcaatagtcatacttgagtcaaagtaaagataccttaatagactCAAGTAAAAgcaacccagtaaaatactacttgagtaaaagtcgaaaagtatctggttttaaatgtacttaagtacagtggtgggaaaattactcaattgtcatacttgagtaaaagtaaatgttatacatcaaattccttataaggcagcacatttttttaaatgttttatggcCTGACAGGGTACACTCAGATCAGGGGCAGTATGACAACTTGTTATATcgaggttaaattaaaaatatatatattgataggCGCTTGAATCGGACCATAATGCTGTCCTGCATGAACATTCTAAATAACAAGTACTTTTTggtttcagggaaaatgtatgggtgtaaaaagtacatattttctttagaaatgtagtggcGTAAAAgtaaaaatggtcaaaaatataaatagtaaagt is a window from the Salmo trutta chromosome 23, fSalTru1.1, whole genome shotgun sequence genome containing:
- the LOC115159761 gene encoding astacin-like metalloprotease toxin 5; the encoded protein is MVWFLIFIWFVQVGSVPIANFPNSTTSNSTFPATVDNSTNPINNSTNVTFSATGSTASMGPRHRQNDWFKTPETREEDLQFDLAIMEGDILVSEDRLAVKSLWPENEGVTSIPYKINDDLMDRKETMLAAFKMISDQTCILFHEYTNEMNYIEFISGTGCASYVGFQGGAQPLYFGRACNVGNLCHELMHALGLHHEHTRPDRDQFVTIQWDNVVSGKEDNFKVKEGDTQDLPYDYDSIMHYGMYYFSSNRNPTIDSKKSGVQIGQRNHLSPLDIARLNKLYQCE